The window ccactgggcctggcttgggcccttgaaacctcaaaacccaccctcagtgacacacttcctccaacaaggtcacacctactccaacaaggccatcccTTCCAACCCTTCCCACTCATTGATGTACAagcattcaaatatctgagcTAATGGGGGCTATTcgcattcaaaccactacactaTCCAAGGCTTGCCCAACAGCTAGTCTTCTCTCTCAGAATCCAAGGCTTGCCAATCTTAAGTGGGTGTTAGCTATTGGCTTGAAATTGTaaccttttccttttttacatTTCCTCACCAGTTTGGTGGAAAGCTGATTACCTTTGGCCTTCCCAGCAACCCTGTCCAGCAGATGCCACAGCCTTGTCCCCACCCTGTCTACATCAGTCAAGTCATCACAGAATCAGAATTCCTGACGCGGTCAGCTGTGCTGCAGGAGGCCTTGGGATCCGGGAATCTCCTTAGTTATTGTCAGAGCAAGATCCAGCAAGCTTCCCCGCCCTGTGAGAAGATGCTCTGGCAGTTCCTGAAGGTGGGAGGCTGAAGGCTGTGTGCTCTCCCTAAAGTCCCAGAACTCTAGCCTTGTCACTCCAGGAGATGTAGTCAGCATCCCATTCAAGACTGACACGTTCAAGAAGCCCATCCCCTGACTCGAtgctttttttatgttttctggaCACAGGGTCTTTATCctttacctttattttttcaGAGACTCAAAGGCCACTTGAAAAGATGGCAGAGGGCGGGGGTTACTGCTATTGTTGGTGTCCTGGATATTTTACCTCCCAAGGCAAATGCTTTCACAGTATCATGCCAAAGGGAAGATTCACTGGAGGGATACATGGACATAAGGAGTTTGGGGTTTGTTTGATGTAACCCAGGGCAGGTCCCTGTTGGTCCACTCTACTTTAGCACCAGGGATGTAGTTCTAGTCTTTGCTGTGTCAAGTTATAACATGGAGGAGTTTGTGCTTGTCAGCAGATGTGAGAACTAGCTGTGGCAGAGTGCTGGCCTAGTGCGTGAGGCTTGGTACTacaactctccctccctctctttctctttctctctctctctctttctctctctctctcacacacacacacacacgaacacatacaaaaacacatgtacatatactcaTCCACACGTGACTATACACACACCCTcacaaaataagtgaataaatgtaAACTAAGATATCCAAACTGTGCATCGTGATGGTTTCTGAAGCTGGGCGTAGAGGGCCATTTCCGAAGAAAAGCATGGTGTAGCAAGACCTCTAAGTGATCCTCAGATTGagagagagcgagttcctgtatCATCCtggtttatattcctctctagtgctgggattaaagatgtgtgacttcctaatactgggattaaaggtgtgagccaccaccacctggatctgtttctgcattgatcttgtgtaacccagggtggccttgaactcacagagatccatctgcctgtgtCTCTCAAATCCTAGGATTTAAAGATATATGACACCGCTACccggcctctagtggcttagttttaccttctggtcttcaggcaaactttatttataaaacataaataatgtaTCACTATAGCATGGAAGGAGGGGGAAGTCAAGAGATTGTCAGATTATATTCAGAATCTCTTATTCCTTGTGGAAGAAACCAAGAATGGAGGTCAGCTGACCCAGCTTCTTGACCCTTGGCGTCTGGGATTCTGAGTGGGATGCTGACTTTATGCATTGTACCTATGTGTGCATCTGCCAGTGTCTTCTCAACTCTGTGTTTAGATTCCCAAGACCACTGTAGTTACACATGGTATCTATCAGGCTCCTTGGAGGGTTTGGAGACCAGAGCACAGTTTATCCCAGGGCAGTGCCAGTGGCACCCTCTACAGTCTTTTCAGTAGTTCATGCAGCAATTCAAAGTTGCCTGTCGTTCCCCACACAGACCAAGATGCAAGATGACCCAGCTGGACACAAGCAGATGTCTAAGGTGCCCTCACTTAGAACTGCTCAGGCAGGAAGGCCAAGGGTCAGTTTCAGAGTCCCCAGAGGGATATGTCCGGTAACAGAGTCCGTGAAGGCAAAAAAACCTGACATGGTGTCCATGTCAGGCACAGTTCCAGGCCAGATGCACTAACCAATCACAAGCAGTAGTGCCTCCAGACAGCCATCAGGTTACCAGGGTAACTGGGTTAGAGAGTCAACTGAAGTTACAATTCTCATGTAGACATGGCAAAGTGTTGTGATAATTCTGTCCACAACCCAGCAACCAGATGTGAGGAAGAACAGTAAGGGGACATCACTGTAGTGAGGGTACGCTTGGTGGCACGTATTTGAGGGTACACTCGTATAGCTGTCCATCGTGGTACAGGGAAAGGGTCATTCACACTCATTTAATGAAAATGTTTCTGTATTTTTCGGTCCTTAGGTGACCTCAGAGCATGACTCTAGGCTGCAGTTCCTCAGGCTATTGGGGTTCAGCAAAGATGAGCTTCAGAGGAAGGTAAGCCTTTCGCGTCTGAAGCACGGCACAGAGAGCAAATAACCCTGCTGGCAGACTGCCCCAGGTCACCTGGCCATAATTCACCACAGATGTGTATTTACTTCCTTGAAATAGCCTTTTCTGCAGGAAAGTTAGCGAAGAATCTTGGAGAGTGtagtgggtggggatgggggaggggcagagacctGTGGGAGCCTGCCCTGAAAGGGTGGCATTCACAAGGCTCTCCTTGCAGGTGGACGCATGCTTGAAGAGAGACTTGAAGTTGGGGGGAAGCCCTTCTCAGTTTGAGGCAGTTGACCTCAAAAGTGACGGACCCCACACCTTTTGCCACAAGGTATGGTAGGAGGCCAGGCCACCTGACTTGAGGTGGCAGAGCAGACCTGCCTTTTAGGGAACGCGCTCCTTGCTGGCCCTTTCACTTGTTCTTGGTAAGCTTCTGGAGAAGTCTGTTCTCTCTTGGAGTCAGACGAGCACACAGAGTCACAGGGTACTTCCCAAACCTCCTTGTCTGTTCTTTAGTTTTATCCGCTAGGGCTCAGATAGTCGAGCTTTGGTGAGAGCGTGCGCTGTTTTCTGGTTTCGGTTCCTACAGTCACATCTGTCCTCCTATGTGCAGGCCTCCAAACACACCGCCGAGGAAGCCTCTGCATCCTCAGCCTTCTTTGATGAGCTGGTTCCTCAGAACATGACTCCATGGGAGATCCCCACAACAGAAGGTACCCTGGTCTGGGAAGCAGGTGGGCCCAGAGTTTTTGGTTTTAGGAGTCCCTTATTGTCTCCTGCCTCCCACCTAAAACCTCAACTATAGGTAGCTCTTTTACCAACTAGAGCACTCTCTAGTCAGAGTGTAGATGGGGGCTGCCTATGGATGGCCTTCTGCTGTGGTCTTTTTCCAGACCCTAGTTTTCTTGTTAAAATGACTGCAGCCTTCcccatgctaagcaagcacacATCATGCTTGGGATCCTGCACACGAGGCCCTCTCTGTTTTGAATCCTATTTTAGAAAGTTACAGTTGGACCAGGGACCCTGGGACACTGTTTTGTTGCCAGAAATGAAACATGGGAGTTTCGTGGAGCCAGGCAGACTGAATCAGAGATAGAGTTTGAAGACAGGCCTCCAAACACATCCTCAGCCTTCTTTGAAAAGTTGGAACCAAAGGGGGAGGTAATGCGGGCTGGGGGACAAGACGTGAGGGTGTGAGGTCCGGctaatgggggtgggggctctgtGTGCAGACTCTGAAGGACTCCTGAGCCAGGCCCTGCTGCTCGGGGAGCTTTGGCCTGCGGTGGAGCTGTGTATGAAGGAAGAACGCTTTGCTGATGCCATCATCCTGGCTCAGGCTGGGGGTGCGGAGCTGCTGAAGTGGACACAAGAACACTACTTGGCCAAGAGGAGAACCAAAATCTCTCCGGTACTGCCCATCACgcaggagaggaagggatgggattGCTTGGGTCTGGACAAGTGGAGGCCCATGCCTTGGGCCTGGTGTTTGGAGTCTGCCTCCCTATGCTAACAGCCTCTGCTTCATTGCCAGCCCTGCTGAGGGCTCTGACATGAGTGACTTTCTTACAACATCCCTGCGTGTGACAGCTACTGACTGTGCTGGATGGAAGGCTGAGGGTCTCTCTCTGCCCACTACAGCTTCTGGCCTGTGTTAtaaagaagaactggagagaccTGGTATGTGCCTGCAGCCTGAAGAACTGGAAAGAAGCACTGGCCTTACTACTGACATACTCAGGACCAGAGAATTTCCCTGAGCTCTGTGGTAGGTGTGATTCCTACACATGGCAACAGACTTATGCAAGGAGGAGGCAAGGGTCCATCAGCCTGGACCCTGGAGGTGGGGCTCAGTCAGGAGACAGGGATGGTCGCCTCTCATTTCCTGGAGTGTCGCGGTGTTCTCTATTCCGCTGTCATATCTGTGGCAAGTCCTTTGCCTTTCTCTGTAGAGCAAGGTTAATCTGAGttagcttttctttaaaagatttcgtgtttatttttatttatgtgtatgaatattttgcttacatgtatataAGTGAATGTGTACGCCTGGTCTCTATGGAGGATGGAAGTAgacagatcccctagaactggagttgtagggagttgtgagctgctgtgtgggctctgggaattgaagccTCACCCTGtagaagagcagtgtgtgctcctcaccacggagccatctctttgTCCCCCTGAGTCATCTGGAAGCCATTCTAGACTCTCGCATCAGAGCTCACAGAAGCCCACTTGTTTCCAGTCAAGTGAAGAAAGAATAGCACAGGAAAGCTGTGCTGTTAATTGAGTCTGCATCTCTCCACAGACATGCTTGGAACTCGAATGGAGCTGGAGGGAGGCAGGGCACTCACCTCTGAAGCCAGACTCTGCCACGTGTGCTCAGGAAGTGTGGAGCGGCTGGTAGAGAACTGGGAAAAAGTCCAGCCAGCCTCCTGCCCCCTGGCTCTGCAGGTACCTCTTCTCTGCAGGGCTCTCATCACTCCAGGCTCTTCGGGGAGACATATCCCTGGTGGTAGCGATGTGCAAATAAGAGAAGAGAGCCATCTGGAACCGAGTGTTAGGAAGACAGAGCCCTTCATGGCAGATGCCTTCTCCAAGGATGGACTCCCCGCCTTATTCCTTCGGGATGCTGAGCTTGGGCATGAGCCTTTATAAGCCTTTCCCATCCAAGGGTTCGTCATACAAGTCAATTTAATATTTGATTAATACTTTCTGTGAGACATTCTATAGATCTGAACGGTAGTGCTCTGTGGGCAAGCAGAGAAGGTGAAATCATAGCCATGTGAGGAGACCAGAGACTCACAGGAAACAATTAGTTTAGCAGAGTCTGGTTGATGACACACTAGCAAAAAGGGATCAAAAGTGGCAAGAAGAGACAAAGAGGCGTAAGAATCCAAGGCCTGGATGCAGCCCATCAATCCCAGTCTTAACAGGCTAGGAAGTGAGGCCTTCCTATCATGTCTCTTACACGTGATCGTCTGCTGCCTTCACCATGGCGTGTCCAGGTGCTCTCCTTTCCATGGTATGATCTTCCTGGGTGAGCCACCTGGACAGAGCAAGATGTACTTGGAAGATGTTTTGATCACCTTCATCCTTGTCCCTGTAGGACCTGATGGAGAAGGTGATGGTCCTCATCAGGAGCTTGGAGCTACTGCAAGGTTCTGACAAAATGAGCCCAGGTCCTGCCACAACCTACAGGCTCACCCAGTATGCCAATCTCCTGGCAGCCCAGGGTAGCCTGGCCATTGCCATGAGCTACCTACCCAGTGACTGCACCCAGGTAAGAGTGGCCATGAAAAAGGTCAAATCTTATTCCTTCATCGAACACTGAGCACATCCATGCTGTAGGCACTGTGCTAACACGGCAGCTCTTGGAGAAATAAGGTTCCTTAGGCAGCCCGCAGTCTGGTGGGAGAGATCAGGTCAGTGACTTACAGAGTCATAACAGAAGATTACACTAAGCTCTGTGGCACTTCAGGGAAGaggcatgagactcttaatctcagggtcatgcgttcgagccccacgttgggcgccaaaatgtaagggcgtaaacgaatgcagacagattgtaaaaatatatacagctttaatggggaaatagacttacagaaccaccattccagtggagaccaggaaagcagaagcaagcgctgcaagcacgctcgccagatttataggtaagcATTAGCCctaggtgaacacgccccctaaggcgggacttatccctacagaaGTGAAGGAAGGCATTCTGTGGTTAAACAGTTGAGCTGGACCTTCTAGAGAAGTGCCCTACAGGCACTCCTGGCCAGAGAATAGCTAGGAGGGAGGCATGCAAGTGTGGGGCAGGGATTAGGGAACCTTGGGTCTCTTGAGGTTACTGAGGAATAGAGAGAGTAATCCAAAGCTTGTTGACTGAGGCCAAGCTTGTAAGATGTGTGCTTGTTTTAATTTCCTAATTGCACTTCCTTATCACAACTTTAGCCTGCAGTTCAGCAGCTGAGAGATCGGCTTTTTCATGCCCAAGGTTCTGCTGTCCTGGGCCAACAGGCTCCAACTTTCCCTTTTCCCCGGGTTGCTGTAGGAACTACCCTCCACCCAAAAGAGACGTTATCATCCAGACTGGGATCCCAGCCTCCTCACCAGGTAAGAACTTATTtgttaattcatttattcatccgTTCAGAAGTGTTTATGTACCAGGCATGGTTATAGACACTTGGAATATTTTAGTGAACAAAACCAGCTGAAAATTCCTAGGTTTCAATTACTTTCCTAGTAACTGTTTATTGAACAAACACTAGGTTCTTAGAACATAAGAGATACAAACTATAATCTTTGCCCTCAAGTAGTTCATCTAGTGGAAAGATAgaggttgtcttagttagggtttctattgctgtgaagaaacaccatgaccaaagaaactcttataaaggaaaacatttaattaaagtggcttacagtttcagaggtttagtccgttatcatcatgttGGGACatggaagcatgcaggcagacagtgatactggagaaggagctgagagttctatatctgaatccacaggcaacaggaagtaaactgtgtaCTGCTCTGAGAgcagcttgagcaaaagagacctcaaagacaagccctacagtgacacacttcctccaacaaggccaccctactccaacaaagccatacctcctaataatgccattccctttggggaccattttctttcaaaccaccacaaatgtatttaaaaaatgcaGTAGGATTCAGAATAGTCATGATTCAGTATGGCACAGTGTTATGGGACtatatagaagaaaaagaaatttcctctgtgtgtatgtatatatgccatATGCATGtgtaggagtcagaggacaaactgggaaccagctctctccttccctacCATGTGTATCAAGCTATCTCGCCAGCCCTTGATTAGATACTAAAGATTAATTTGTTTAGACAAGGGAGTGGGCACATTAAGTTTGTTTCAGGCACAGGGGACAGATGTGcaaacataccaaaaaaaaaaaaaaaaaagaggaaacaacagctctttttttttttgtttttcgagacaggatttctctgtggttttggagcctgtcctggaagtagctcttgtagaccaggctgtcttgaactcacagagatccacctgcctctgtctcccaagtgctgggattaaaggcgtgcgccaccaccgcccggcgaaacaACAGCTTTTTGAGGAACCGCTAAAACTTCAATGGGTTGTAGTCTTGGGATGGAGTTAAATAGAGGAATAACAGGTGGGAAGTAGAGGCCTGAGAATCTGGCATTTTGTCCAGAAGAACTTAGGCTTGACCCTGGTGTTGCTCCAGAGAGGGTGCCTGGAAGAAACGTCCATACCGCACCAGCTCCCTGGCCCTTTCCTCTCTTCACAGGTCCCAGCCCCATCTGGAGGGCCAAGGGCCACAGCTCAGCCATCACTCGTGATGCCCTTCACACCCTCCTATCCCAGCCCTTCTCAGGGTTCACAGTTACCATCTACAGGTGACTACAGGGTACCTGGGCCCCAGGCAACCGTTCCTCTGCCTTTTGGCCCTGGAATAAGGTCCGGTGAGTAAGCAAAGCTCTCTTCTGGCAGACTAAGGAGGTTtcgggaaagacagacagactgccTCCTTAGTCCATGCTGACAGTGCCTAGAGAGAACACTGTTTGGTTTGGgaacagggtcttatgtagcccaggctagcctcaaaattgctgtgtagctaaggatgacctcaaactggtccttctgcttctcccaagtgctggaattacaggactATACCCagcttgttttgtctttttaataactttttacaATTCTTATTTGAGGAAATTGCTTTGAGATTGAAGTCTGAATTCCTAATAGTGTCTTTACTGAATCCCTCTCATATTGTCTTTCtccgtgtgtgtctctctctgtgtctgtttttctctctggtcAATATATCAAAGTAGTTACATCAGTCATATTATTTTGAGGGTCAAATAAGGACTACAGTTAAAAGCACTTTGAGAACTGTAGATTTCTCTCTGCATGTGCTAGCCATTCCTTGTTATTATCAGCTGTGGGTTTACAACATGTTTTGGGATGGATTCTTCCTTGGTTTCAGACTGGTCTCAAAGGCCCTTGCCTCAGCCCCCGGGGTCACTACAgctgtgccatcacacctgctcTTTTATTTTGTGGTGCTGACCTGTTCCTGCATGATATGCTGGGAGTCTCTCCCGAAATCAGTCTGATGATGAACTATCCATTTCTACCCTCCTTCAGCTTTATCCCAGCCGCAGCTATTAGGAGGACCCAGTGTTCAAGCTGCAAACCCGGCTGGATTCTCTGGAGCATGGCCTCTTCCTTGTCCCCTTCCGCTCATGGCATCCCCAGACACCGTGCAGCCCGGCTCCCCCCTGCTGCCCGAGGCTGCTAGacttctccctccacctcctatGGGACCACCAGGTCCCAGCCCGCTGGGCTCCCTGCCCTCAGCCTGTCCTGTCAGGTTCTCCACGGCTTATCCTCCTGGAGGGCCAGGGGCTTCGTGCTCCACTACCCTCCCGAGCACTGGCATCTTGCCTCCTCATCCAGGTCAGTCTTTCCATAGCTTCTtcttgtgggggggggagggggtcattgcatcctctcctcctgttcctacCCCTGCTTTGGGAGTCTTTCTTCCTCTAAGGCCCCTGTCAGCTATGAGTGTGACTGATTTACAGAGGGAGGTATGGCAAACTCTGAAATAACTTTTCCAGCTTTTAGATAAACATTTCTAAGGTCCTTAACCATGTCACTAAGATCCCCCATATTTTTGTTCTTTAGGACCCCAGGATGCCTGGCAAGTTGCTCCAGCCACCAGGGAAAACCTCCAGAGGAAAAAGGTCACCGCATCTTTCCCTACCTAGTGACCCACTTTCTAGTTCATTAGGATTTCAGGGCCACCCTTCCTGTTTTTACTCTTCTCCGAGTTTGACCTCTCAGcagctccctcttctcctcccacacaCATCTTTCTGTTTCCCAGTTCCCTACTCACCATGCTGTCTCTTGTTCAAAATCAGAGCTGTAGTTTCTCCTGGTTCCCTCATATGCTTCTCTTTATCTCGCTAGTTGCCTGAGACAGTTGTGCCTCCAGCACCAATTACAGCTCCAGTCAGGAGCCTTGGCCCTCAGCCACGGCAGGTCTCTAGTGTAAGCTGGTCTCCTCCAGGAGCCCCTAGAGAAGGCAGCCTGCAGGTGAGTCCCCTCCGCTGAGATGCTTTCCAGCACTACTTGGTCAAGAAAAGTGAGATCCTAGAAACTGGATTCCTTGTTCAAGGTAGAAGTAACCTTTGAGCCTGAGGATGTCCTTCCTGCAGAGAAGGCAAGAGGTGGCTCTCATCTCTGCCTTGATGGGAAGCATGGCCTTCAGTCACAGGGGACTAAGCCTTAGGGAAGATGTGAGGACAACTTGCCTCCAGTTCTTCCccacagtttcttcattaacAGCTTCAGCAGCTGCCTCctgggaagacagaaaggaagacgCTGCCCCCAGAACACCAGTGCTTGAAGGACAGTTTTGAGGCCCTTCTTCAGCGCTGTTCCCTGTCTGCCACGGACCTGGTGAGTCTGaccttcctacagcacctcctcGCATGCTTAGTAGGCTCCCAGGACCGCAGAGGGAGGTCAGTTTCCTTACTGTCCCCACATGAGGATTCTATCTTGTACTTCTTTGATGTCCAAATGAAGTAGGGGAGGGCGTGAAGTCTGCCGTAAGTCCCATTTCTCAATAGCAGGGCCAAAGAGCATGGGGATTTACAGTAGCATGGCGTATTAGCAAATGGGTGGAGTTGGCAGAGAAAACTGCCATTCACTCACTAGCTGTATCAGCTGAGCAAGTCTCTTGCCATCTTTGGGCCTCTACTTCGTCTGTGAAATAAAGGAAATGGCACTGTGCCACCCGTCCTAGCTGTTGTATCTCGTGGGTGTTTATAGTGCGGTACAGTGTGTGCCTCGGGGGAGGGTCAGAGACGAGTGTTTATAGTGCGAGCCTCAGGGAAGGGTCAGAGATGAGTGTTTATAGTGCGATACAGGTGTGAGCCTTAGGGGGAGGGTCAGAGTTCATTTTTTCTCCctgcagaaaacaaaaaggaagttgGAGGAGGCAGCCCAACGTCTAGAATGTCTATATGAAAAACTCTGTGAGGGGACGGTAAGTACCTGActgactgcctctgccacccacagTCAGAGGAGGTCCAGTGCCCCTTCCTTGAGGCTCAGAGCCATCTTCCTGAACGTGGGTCTGGGACTCGAGTTCTCTGATACTTTCCACGCTGTCAGGGTCGGGGCTGGACTGGACGCATCTAATCTAAGAGTCAATCCCTCCACAGCTCTCACCGCACGTCCTGGCCGGGCTCCATGAAGTTGCCCGATGTGTGGATGCAGGCCACTTTGAACAGGGCCTGGCAGTGCATGCGCAGGTGGCGGGCTGCAGCAGCTTCAGCGAGGTATCCAGCTTCATGCCTGTCCTGAAGGCTGTCCTCACCATCGCACACAAGCTGCAGGGCTGAGCCAGCAGCTTCCCTACCAGGAGGCCATTTCTGCTCTTCTTGAGCTCCTGGCGGCAAGGGGGAGTTTCTCAGCAGACTGTGTTTAGCTCCCAGTCCTCTTCCCTTGCTGCCAGGTATGTGAGGCTGAGGGCTTGGCTCCAACTAGCTGAGTGCCTGTTTCTTACCCTTTGCCTGCCTACCTGGGACTTTCTCTGGGCCTTTCAGCCTGAGAGGTAGAGTAGAGTCAGGTGTTACTTTCCTAATGGCAGTCCTGCAGGGCCTGTACCAGAGGGTCTCACACGGGCATGTTCTGTTCGGATGGCTTCAGAGAGGGTAATGTGTCATTAGTTCAGTCTATCTCTGCCATGACTCACCTGATagctctttttttgttctttctctaaCTGTacttccccctgcctctgtctttatATTTTAAGGTTCACATTTATTGCAGCCTCAGGGATCTGGAGAGAACTGGTTAATGTTCACTTTTTCAACAAGTCATGGACATGAGGATTGGGTGTGGGTGTTGAGCAAAATCGAGAGAAGAAACTGGCCCTTTAAAAAATGGAacttccgccgggcggtggtggcgcacgcctttaatcccagcacttgggaggcagaggcaggcggatctctgtgagttcgagaccagcctggtctacaagagctagttccaggataggctccaaaaccacagagaaaccctgtctcgaaaaacaaaacaaaaaaaaaacaaacaaacaaaaaaaaaatggaacttcCCATGTCTTAGCATTCCTCAGAGCTGGCAGGTTGGGTGGCAAGGGGAAGAGGTACAGTGAGACTGTGAGGGAGAAGCCTGTGGAGCAGCAGCTCtcacctgtgggtcacgacccctttgggagCTGAGTAACTCTTTCACAGGAATCCCTAAgaccatgggaaaacacagatatttacattacaattcataacagtagcaaaagtagttatgaagtagcagcaaaataatcttatggttaaAGCATTACACTGAGGAGCTGCACTAATGGtgctgcattaggaaggttgagaaccactgctgtagagaaTGACCCTTGACCCTAGGCTTGAGCCTTGCCCAAGGCCTTAAACTATCCAGTCTGATTTTTAAGCCCAGTTCTGAAATCAGAGCCCGGCTTCCCCTCCGCTGCCTTa of the Chionomys nivalis chromosome 8, mChiNiv1.1, whole genome shotgun sequence genome contains:
- the Sec31b gene encoding protein transport protein Sec31B isoform X2; its protein translation is MKLKELERPAVQAWSPASQYPVYLATGTSAQQLDASFSTNATLEIFEIDFRDSSLDLKHKEILSVSSRFHKLIWGSFGHGLQESAGVIAGGGDNGLLTLYNVTHILSSGQEPLIAQRQKHTGAVRALDFNPFQGNILASGASDSEIFIWDLNNLSVPMTPGSKSQMNCSGLAWHPDIATQLVLCSEDDRLPVIQLWDLRFASSPLTVLESHSRGILSMSWSQADAELLLSSAKDNQIFCWNLASSEVVYKLPTQNSWCFDVQWCPQNPPVFSAVSFDGWISLYSVMGRSWEVQHRQANKTSSSFSKGQPLPVLQVPEPVAQASLIPPLKKPPKWMRRPAGVSFAFGGKLITFGLPSNPVQQMPQPCPHPVYISQVITESEFLTRSAVLQEALGSGNLLSYCQSKIQQASPPCEKMLWQFLKVTSEHDSRLQFLRLLGFSKDELQRKVDACLKRDLKLGGSPSQFEAVDLKSDGPHTFCHKASKHTAEEASASSAFFDELVPQNMTPWEIPTTEDSEGLLSQALLLGELWPAVELCMKEERFADAIILAQAGGAELLKWTQEHYLAKRRTKISPLLACVIKKNWRDLVCACSLKNWKEALALLLTYSGPENFPELCDMLGTRMELEGGRALTSEARLCHVCSGSVERLVENWEKVQPASCPLALQDLMEKVMVLIRSLELLQGSDKMSPGPATTYRLTQYANLLAAQGSLAIAMSYLPSDCTQPAVQQLRDRLFHAQGSAVLGQQAPTFPFPRVAVGTTLHPKETLSSRLGSQPPHQVPAPSGGPRATAQPSLVMPFTPSYPSPSQGSQLPSTGDYRVPGPQATVPLPFGPGIRSALSQPQLLGGPSVQAANPAGFSGAWPLPCPLPLMASPDTVQPGSPLLPEAARLLPPPPMGPPGPSPLGSLPSACPVRFSTAYPPGGPGASCSTTLPSTGILPPHPGPQDAWQVAPATRENLQRKKLPETVVPPAPITAPVRSLGPQPRQVSSVSWSPPGAPREGSLQLQQLPPGKTERKTLPPEHQCLKDSFEALLQRCSLSATDLKTKRKLEEAAQRLECLYEKLCEGTLSPHVLAGLHEVARCVDAGHFEQGLAVHAQVAGCSSFSEVSSFMPVLKAVLTIAHKLQG
- the Sec31b gene encoding protein transport protein Sec31B isoform X1; translation: MKLKELERPAVQAWSPASQYPVYLATGTSAQQLDASFSTNATLEIFEIDFRDSSLDLKHKEILSVSSRFHKLIWGSFGHGLQESAGVIAGGGDNGLLTLYNVTHILSSGQEPLIAQRQKHTGAVRALDFNPFQGNILASGASDSEIFIWDLNNLSVPMTPGSKSQNPPEDIKALSWNRQVQHILSSAHPSGKAVVWDLRKNEPIIKVSDHSSRMNCSGLAWHPDIATQLVLCSEDDRLPVIQLWDLRFASSPLTVLESHSRGILSMSWSQADAELLLSSAKDNQIFCWNLASSEVVYKLPTQNSWCFDVQWCPQNPPVFSAVSFDGWISLYSVMGRSWEVQHRQANKTSSSFSKGQPLPVLQVPEPVAQASLIPPLKKPPKWMRRPAGVSFAFGGKLITFGLPSNPVQQMPQPCPHPVYISQVITESEFLTRSAVLQEALGSGNLLSYCQSKIQQASPPCEKMLWQFLKVTSEHDSRLQFLRLLGFSKDELQRKVDACLKRDLKLGGSPSQFEAVDLKSDGPHTFCHKASKHTAEEASASSAFFDELVPQNMTPWEIPTTEDSEGLLSQALLLGELWPAVELCMKEERFADAIILAQAGGAELLKWTQEHYLAKRRTKISPLLACVIKKNWRDLVCACSLKNWKEALALLLTYSGPENFPELCDMLGTRMELEGGRALTSEARLCHVCSGSVERLVENWEKVQPASCPLALQDLMEKVMVLIRSLELLQGSDKMSPGPATTYRLTQYANLLAAQGSLAIAMSYLPSDCTQPAVQQLRDRLFHAQGSAVLGQQAPTFPFPRVAVGTTLHPKETLSSRLGSQPPHQVPAPSGGPRATAQPSLVMPFTPSYPSPSQGSQLPSTGDYRVPGPQATVPLPFGPGIRSALSQPQLLGGPSVQAANPAGFSGAWPLPCPLPLMASPDTVQPGSPLLPEAARLLPPPPMGPPGPSPLGSLPSACPVRFSTAYPPGGPGASCSTTLPSTGILPPHPGPQDAWQVAPATRENLQRKKLPETVVPPAPITAPVRSLGPQPRQVSSVSWSPPGAPREGSLQLQQLPPGKTERKTLPPEHQCLKDSFEALLQRCSLSATDLKTKRKLEEAAQRLECLYEKLCEGTLSPHVLAGLHEVARCVDAGHFEQGLAVHAQVAGCSSFSEVSSFMPVLKAVLTIAHKLQG
- the Sec31b gene encoding protein transport protein Sec31B isoform X3, giving the protein MKLKELERPAVQAWSPASQYPVYLATGTSAQQLDASFSTNATLEIFEIDFRDSSLDLKHKEILSVSSRFHKLIWGSFGHGLQESAGVIAGGGDNGLLTLYNVTHILSSGQEPLIAQRQKHTGAVRALDFNPFQGNILASGASDSEIFIWDLNNLSVPMTPGSKSQNPPEDIKALSWNRQVQHILSSAHPSGKAVVWDLRKNEPIIKVSDHSSRMNCSGLAWHPDIATQLVLCSEDDRLPVIQLWDLRFASSPLTVLESHSRGILSMSWSQADAELLLSSAKDNQIFCWNLASSEVVYKLPTQNSWCFDVQWCPQNPPVFSAVSFDGWISLYSVMGRSWEVQHRQANKTSSSFSKGQPLPVLQVPEPVAQASLIPPLKKPPKWMRRPAGVSFAFGGKLITFGLPSNPVQQMPQPCPHPVYISQVITESEFLTRSAVLQEALGSGNLLSYCQSKIQQASPPCEKMLWQFLKVTSEHDSRLQFLRLLGFSKDELQRKVDACLKRDLKLGGSPSQFEAVDLKSDGPHTFCHKASKHTAEEASASSAFFDELVPQNMTPWEIPTTEDSEGLLSQALLLGELWPAVELCMKEERFADAIILAQAGGAELLKWTQEHYLAKRRTKISPLLACVIKKNWRDLVCACSLKNWKEALALLLTYSGPENFPELCDMLGTRMELEGGRALTSEARLCHVCSGSVERLVENWEKVQPASCPLALQDLMEKVMVLIRSLELLQGSDKMSPGPATTYRLTQYANLLAAQGSLAIAMSYLPSDCTQPAVQQLRDRLFHAQGSAVLGQQAPTFPFPRVAVGTTLHPKETLSSRLGSQPPHQVPAPSGGPRATAQPSLVMPFTPSYPSPSQGSQLPSTGDYRVPGPQATVPLPFGPGIRSGPQDAWQVAPATRENLQRKKLPETVVPPAPITAPVRSLGPQPRQVSSVSWSPPGAPREGSLQLQQLPPGKTERKTLPPEHQCLKDSFEALLQRCSLSATDLKTKRKLEEAAQRLECLYEKLCEGTLSPHVLAGLHEVARCVDAGHFEQGLAVHAQVAGCSSFSEVSSFMPVLKAVLTIAHKLQG